GCCGTCCCCGTCGAGGGGCCCCGGACGGCTCGGCGCGCGCGCCAGCGCGAGAAGTGAGGAGCGGTGGCCCCTGGGCCGGGTCACGAAGGTCCGTCGGGGCCGTACCCGGGGACCCCCGGGTCGCTCTGAAATAGATCGTCTACAACAGAACTATCTGCTACGGTCCCTCCTGTCGCCACGACTGACAGGAGAGGCCGCCATGCCCGCCGCACCCGCTCTTCCCTCCACCGCTCCCCGCCCGCGAGAGCGAGGGCGGTCGCGTCGGCCGGCCCTCGGCGTCCTCGCCGCGGGGATGCTGATGACGGTCCTCGACGGCAGCATCGTGACGGTGGCGATGCCGGCCATCCAGGCCGATCTGGGCTTCTCGCCCGCCGGCCTCAGCTGGACCGTCAACGCCTACCTGATCGCGTTCGGCGGCCTGCTGCTGCTCGCCGGGCGGCTCGGTGACCTGATCGGCCGCAAGCGCATGTTCCTGGCCGGTACCGCCGTGTTCACCGCGGCCTCGCTGCTGGCGGGCATGGCCGCGTCCCCCGCGATGCTGATAGCAGCCCGGTTCCTCCAGGGGGTCGGGAGCGCGATGTCCTCCGCGGTCAGCCTGGGCATCCTCGTCACGCTGTTCACCGAGCCCGCCGAACGCGCCAGGGCGATCGCCGTGTTCAGCTTCACCGGCGCGGCCGGTGCCTCGCTCGGCCAGGTGCTCGGCGGTGTCCTGACCGACGCGCTCGACTGGCACTGGATCTTCTTCATCAACCTGCCGATCGGGCTCGCGGCCCTCGCCCTCGCCGTGCCCGCGCTGCCCGCCGACCGTGGGGCCGGGCGCAAGGCCGGGGCCGATGTCCTCGGCGCCGTCCTCGTCACCGCCGGCCTGATGCTCGGGATCTACACCGTCGTCAAGGTGGAGGAGCACGGCTGGACGTCGGCGCACACGCTCGTCCTCGGCGCCCTCGCCGCCGTACTGCTCGCCGCGTTCGTCGCCCGACAGGCCACCGCCGCCGCGCCGCTCATGCCGCTGCGGATCCTCCGCTCGCGGAGCGTCGCGGGCGCCAACCTGGTCCAGGTCCTCATGGTGGCCGCCCTCTTCTCCTTCCAGATCCTCGTCGCCCTCTACCTGCAGAAGGTCCTCGGATACGGCGCTGCCAGGACGGGCCTGGCGATGCTCCCCGCGGCGGCGGTCATCGGCGCGGTGTCACTGGGCGTCTCCGCCCGCCTGAACGCCCGCTTCGGCGAGCGCAACGTCCTGCTGGCCGGCCTCGCCCTCCTGATCGGGGTCCTCGGGTGGCTCACCCGCCTCCCGGTCCACGCGAACTACCTCGTCGACCTGCTCCCGGTCATGCTGCTCGCCGCCGGCTTCGGGCTCGCGCTCCCGGCGCTGACCACCCTCGGCATGTCGGACGCGGGAGGCGAGGACGCCGGGCTCGCCTCCGGGCTCTTCAACACCACCCAGCAGATCGGAATGGCCCTGGGTGTCGCGGTGCTCTCCACGCTGGCCGCCTCCCGCACCGACGCCCTCCTCGCGGACGGGCGGAGCCGGGCCGAGGCCCTGACCGGCGGCTACCACCTGGCCTTCGCCGTGGGCGCCGGGCTGCTCGTTGTCGCCTTCGCGGTCGCCCTCACGGTGCGGCCTTCCGCTCCGCGGGAGGTCCCTGCGGAGCGGCACGTCATCGCCGCTTGATCCGCCCCGGGGGACGCCGGGTCACACGGTGCCGTCGAGGGACTCCAGGAGATCGCGGAGTCCCCCGGCGAGTGCGTCCCGCTGGGGGCGCGAGAGCGCGGCGAGGATGCGCTCCTCGGTGGCGACGTGGTCGGGCAGGGCCCGGTCGATCAGGGCGAGGCCCTCCTCGGTGAGGGTGACGTGCACGACGCGCCCGTCCGAGGCGCTCGGCGTGCGGGTCACCAGGCCCCGGGCCTCCAGCCGGTCGAGGCGCTGGGTGATGGCCCCCGAAGTGACCATGGACGAACGCATCAGCCCGGCCGGGGTCAGTGAATACGGCGGCGGTCCGCTGCGGCGCAGGGTGGCCAGAACGTCGAAGGACGCCTTGTCCAGGCCGTGCGCGGCGAAGGTGCGGCCCAGCTCCGTGTCGATCAGCCGGTGCAGCCGCGACAGCCGTCCGATCACCGCCATCGGCGATACGTCCAGGTCGGGGCGGCGCTCGGCCCACTGTTCCAGCACTCGGTCCACATGGTCTGCCATGACTCCACTCTAGCCAGTCCCTTAGCGGTGAGATACATTGTCTTAGTGCTAAGCAATCGGATCGCCATCATCTTCGTGACCGCGCTGGCGCCCGCCATCTGGGGCACCACCTACCTCGTCACCACCGA
The window above is part of the Streptomyces syringium genome. Proteins encoded here:
- a CDS encoding MFS transporter translates to MPAAPALPSTAPRPRERGRSRRPALGVLAAGMLMTVLDGSIVTVAMPAIQADLGFSPAGLSWTVNAYLIAFGGLLLLAGRLGDLIGRKRMFLAGTAVFTAASLLAGMAASPAMLIAARFLQGVGSAMSSAVSLGILVTLFTEPAERARAIAVFSFTGAAGASLGQVLGGVLTDALDWHWIFFINLPIGLAALALAVPALPADRGAGRKAGADVLGAVLVTAGLMLGIYTVVKVEEHGWTSAHTLVLGALAAVLLAAFVARQATAAAPLMPLRILRSRSVAGANLVQVLMVAALFSFQILVALYLQKVLGYGAARTGLAMLPAAAVIGAVSLGVSARLNARFGERNVLLAGLALLIGVLGWLTRLPVHANYLVDLLPVMLLAAGFGLALPALTTLGMSDAGGEDAGLASGLFNTTQQIGMALGVAVLSTLAASRTDALLADGRSRAEALTGGYHLAFAVGAGLLVVAFAVALTVRPSAPREVPAERHVIAA
- a CDS encoding MarR family winged helix-turn-helix transcriptional regulator, which encodes MADHVDRVLEQWAERRPDLDVSPMAVIGRLSRLHRLIDTELGRTFAAHGLDKASFDVLATLRRSGPPPYSLTPAGLMRSSMVTSGAITQRLDRLEARGLVTRTPSASDGRVVHVTLTEEGLALIDRALPDHVATEERILAALSRPQRDALAGGLRDLLESLDGTV